The Streptomyces sp. 11x1 genomic sequence GACCCGGCGGCCTGGCGCGCGGCGGAGGACCGGCTCGCCGGCAGGTGAGCGGGTCCTCCGCCGGCGGGAACTCCGCCGGCGACGATCGGCGCGCGGCTCAGCCGCCTCGCGGCGGCCCCGTGTCCGCCGATCGTCACGCGGGGACTCTCGCCCTTCGCGTTCGCGCGTCGTACTCTGCACTCATCCGATGATCGACCCTCAAGGAGCCGCGATGCGTGTCGCCCTGTTCCTGACCTGTGTCAACGACACGCTCTATCCGGACACCGGCCGCGCCGTGGTGAAACTACTGACCAGGATGGGTGTGGACGTCGACTTCCCGATGGGTCAGACCTGCTGTGGACAGGCGCACTACAACACCGGGTACCGACGGGAGGCCGAGCCACTGGCCCGGCAGTTCTCCGATGTATTCCGGGAGTACGAGGCGATCGTGACGCCGTCCGGCTCGTGCGGGGCGATGGTGCGGGAGCTGTATCCGCGCATGGGTGAGCGGGCCCGGGCCGAGGGGCGCGGGGACGGTCTGGCGCGGACGCTGGCGCCGGTCGTGCCGAAGACGTACGAGCTGACCGAGTTCCTGGTGGACGTGCTGGGCGTGACGGACGTCGGCGCGTACTACCCGCACAAGGTGACCTACCACCCGACCTGCCACGGGCTGCGGAGCCTCGGTCTCGGCGAGCGGCCCCGGCGGCTGCTGCAGGCCGTCAAGGGGCTGGAACTGGTGGAGCTGCCCGGCGCGGACGAGTGCTGCGGCTTCGGTGGCACGTTCGCCGTGAAGAACTCCGATGTCTCGGCGGCGATGGGCGCGGACAAGGTGCGCAACGCCGAGTCGACGGGCGCGGAGGTGCTGTGCGCGGCCGACAACTCGTGCCTGATGCACCTCGGCGGCACGATGACCCGGCTGCGGACGGAGCTGCGGCCCGTCCACATCGCGGAGATCCTGGCGAGCACTGAAGAGGAGCCGCTGGTATGAGCGGGACGTATCTCGGGATGCCGGCGTTCCCGAAGGCGGCGCACGAGGCCGTGCGCAACGAGACCCTGCGCGGGAATCTGCGCCACGCCACCCACACCATCCGCGCCAAACGCGCCAACGCGGTCGCGGAGGTGTCCGACTGGGCCGCGCTCCGCGAGGCGGGCAAACAGATCAAGGACCATACGCTCCGTCATCTCGACCGATATCTCGTGCAGTTGGAGGAGTCGGTCACGGCGGCGGGCGGCACGGTCCACTGGGCCGCCGACGCGGACGAGGCCAACCGGATCGTCACGTATCTCGTCAAGGCGACCGGCGAGAGCGAGGTCGTCAAGGTCAAGTCGATGGCCACGCAGGAGATCGGGCTGAACGAGGCGCTGGAGGCCGAGGGCATCCACGCCTACGAGACCGATCTCGCCGAGCTCATCGTGCAGTTGGGCAAGGACCGGCCCTCGCACATCCTGGTCCCTGCGATCCACCGCAACCGGGGCGAGATCCGGGACATCTTCACGCGCGAGATGAGCGAGTGGGGCCGCCCGGCCCCCGAGGGTCTGTCCGACACGCCCGCCGAGCTGGCGGAGGCGGCGCGGCTGCATCTGCGGGAGAAGTTCCTGCGGGCCAAGGTCGGTGTCTCCGGCGCCAACTTCATGGTCGCCGAGACGGGCACGCTGGTGGTCGTGGAGTCCGAGGGCAACGGCCGGATGTGCCTCACCCTCCCCGAGACCCTGATCTCGGTCGTCGGCATCGAGAAGATCGTGCCGACCTGGCAGGACCTGGAGGTGTTCCTGCAGACCCTGCCCCGCTCCTCCACGGCCGAGCGCATGAACCCGTACACCTCGACCTGGACGGGCACCACCGACGAGGACGGGCCGGGGACCTTCCACCTCGTGCTCATCGACAACGGCCGCACCGACACGCTCGCCGACGAGGTCGGCCGGCAGGCCCTGCGCTGTATCCGCTGCTCGGCCTGTCTCAACGTCTGCCCGGTGTACGAGCGGGCGGGCGGCCATGCCTACGGCTCGGTGTACCCGGGCCCGATCGGCGCCATCCTCAGCCCCCAACTCCGGGGCACGGGAAGCGAGATCGACTCCTCGCTGCCGTACGCCTCGTCGCTGTGCGGCGCCTGCTACGAGGTGTGTCCGGTCGCCATCGACATCCCGGAGGTGCTGGTGCACCTGCGGGAACGGGTGGCGCAGGGCGGCCCGGTGACGGAAGGCGGCAACAAGGTCGTGCTCAAGCCCGCGAAGGGGCACGCGGCCGAGCGGGCGGCGATGCGCGCGGCCCGGTGGGCGTTCAGCCACCCCGGCGCGCTGCGCACCGGGCAGCGGCTCGCGTCCCGCACGCGCCGCTTCCACCCCCGTACTCTGCCGGGCGCCGGCAGGGCCTGGAGCGGCACCCGGGACCTTCCCGCGTTGCCCGCCGAGCCGTTTAGGGACTGGTGGCAGCGGACCAACGGCGGCAAGGAGGACGTGAAATGAGCAGCAGGGATCTGATCCTGGGCCGGGTGCGACGCGCCCTCGCCGACGTACGACGGGACGACACTCCGTACGAGCGGGCCGTGCAACGGGACTATCTCCGTGAGCACGGCGGGCTGAGCGCCGACGAGACGGTGGAGTTGCTGGCGGAGAACCTGGCGGACTACCGGGCGCTCGTGCACCGCACCGA encodes the following:
- a CDS encoding (Fe-S)-binding protein, which gives rise to MRVALFLTCVNDTLYPDTGRAVVKLLTRMGVDVDFPMGQTCCGQAHYNTGYRREAEPLARQFSDVFREYEAIVTPSGSCGAMVRELYPRMGERARAEGRGDGLARTLAPVVPKTYELTEFLVDVLGVTDVGAYYPHKVTYHPTCHGLRSLGLGERPRRLLQAVKGLELVELPGADECCGFGGTFAVKNSDVSAAMGADKVRNAESTGAEVLCAADNSCLMHLGGTMTRLRTELRPVHIAEILASTEEEPLV
- a CDS encoding LutB/LldF family L-lactate oxidation iron-sulfur protein codes for the protein MSGTYLGMPAFPKAAHEAVRNETLRGNLRHATHTIRAKRANAVAEVSDWAALREAGKQIKDHTLRHLDRYLVQLEESVTAAGGTVHWAADADEANRIVTYLVKATGESEVVKVKSMATQEIGLNEALEAEGIHAYETDLAELIVQLGKDRPSHILVPAIHRNRGEIRDIFTREMSEWGRPAPEGLSDTPAELAEAARLHLREKFLRAKVGVSGANFMVAETGTLVVVESEGNGRMCLTLPETLISVVGIEKIVPTWQDLEVFLQTLPRSSTAERMNPYTSTWTGTTDEDGPGTFHLVLIDNGRTDTLADEVGRQALRCIRCSACLNVCPVYERAGGHAYGSVYPGPIGAILSPQLRGTGSEIDSSLPYASSLCGACYEVCPVAIDIPEVLVHLRERVAQGGPVTEGGNKVVLKPAKGHAAERAAMRAARWAFSHPGALRTGQRLASRTRRFHPRTLPGAGRAWSGTRDLPALPAEPFRDWWQRTNGGKEDVK